A region of Vigna radiata var. radiata cultivar VC1973A chromosome 6, Vradiata_ver6, whole genome shotgun sequence DNA encodes the following proteins:
- the LOC111241778 gene encoding heavy metal-associated isoprenylated plant protein 41-like translates to MKKIVIKVQVASEKCRKKAMVIAAECQGVESIEIDEECSEIVITGDGVDPFCLTKQMKKKFRHATLIHVENIKGGVEEDGQEEEDETVPEKIYPPFCAKCSTSIIQPAFIVYDPYPNNCSIL, encoded by the exons ATGAAG AAAATAGTTATAAAGGTGCAGGTGGCGAGTGAGAAATGCAGAAAGAAGGCTATGGTAATTGCAGCTGAATGTCAAG GTGTGGAATCAATAGAAATAGATGAAGAATGCAGTGAAATTGTGATAACTGGAGATGGAGTGGATCCTTTTTGCTTAACGAAACAGATGAAAAAGAAGTTCCGCCATGCTACCCTGATACATGTGGAAAATATAAAAGGAGGAGTTGAAGAGGATggccaagaagaagaagacgaaacCGTACCAGAGAAAATTTATCCTCCGTTTTGTGCAAAATGTAGCACCTCTATCATTCAACCTGCTTTCATAGTTTATGATCCATACCCTAATAACTGCTCCATCCTCTGA
- the LOC106764552 gene encoding uncharacterized protein LOC106764552: MSVEVLDGATIVGFVEDEEAFGECVRELFWQLDTDKDGVLSYAEMLKELQRMRVLEIHFGVDVKHEPEEVARVYESMFVQFDHDLNGRVDMEEFKEETKEIMLAMANGLGSVPVQMALEHDSLLMKAVQRECSPKISA; encoded by the coding sequence ATGAGTGTGGAGGTTTTAGACGGCGCAACCATAGTTGGTTTCGTGGAGGACGAGGAAGCGTTCGGAGAGTGTGTGAGGGAGCTGTTCTGGCAGCTGGACACGGACAAGGATGGTGTTCTGTCGTACGCGGAGATGCTGAAGGAGTTGCAGAGGATGAGGGTGTTGGAGATTCATTTTGGCGTGGACGTGAAGCATGAGCCTGAGGAAGTGGCACGTGTGTACGAGTCAATGTTCGTGCAATTCGACCATGATCTGAATGGAAGGGTTGACATGGAAGAGTTCAAGGAGGAAACGAAGGAGATAATGCTTGCCATGGCCAATGGGCTTGGGTCTGTTCCGGTTCAGATGGCTCTGGAACACGACAGTCTTCTCATGAAGGCAGTTCAACGAGAGTGCTCCCCAAAAATTTCTGCATAG
- the LOC111241832 gene encoding glycine-rich RNA-binding protein 2-like, translating to MAFKIAILILGLLAMFLIVSSDVVSSNAKEVKNLVRDAKYPGGGFGGGYPGYGGGYPGQGGGYPGRGGGYPGRGGGYPGRGGGYPGRGGGYPGRCRYGCCGGRTYNGGCRRCC from the exons ATGGCTTTCAAAATAGCAATTCTGATCCTGGGCCTGTTGGCCATGTTCCTTATAGTCTCCTCAGACGTTGTATCCTCCAATGCAAAAGAGG tgaaaaatttaGTGCGTGATGCCAAATATCCCGGTGGAGGCTTTGGAGGGGGGTACCCTGGTTATGGCGGTGGCTATCCTGGTCAAGGTGGTGGATACCCTGGACGTGGTGGTGGCTATCCTGGTCGTGGTGGTGGCTATCCTGGTCGTGGTGGTGGCTACCCTGGTCGTGGTGGTGGTTACCCTGGTCGTTGTCGCTATGGATGTTGTGGTGGCCGGACATACAATGGAGGATGCAGAAGGTGCTGCTAG